Below is a genomic region from Armatimonadota bacterium.
CGAGCCAATCTGCGGACGGCGGGGCTCTCGCGTGAAGAGTACTTCCGCCTGCTGAAGGAGACTTGACGGTTGTCGCGGCGCGACAGGAAAGGCGGGCGCCGCGGGCGAACCGGATAAGCTGGATGGTGGGGGCAGGCGTTCACCTGCGGCGGACAAGTCCCGCCCGCCAACCCAAACAGGCTTGCACCGACCTATCAAGGCGCCGCCAAGCAGGGCGCCGGGAGGATTCAATGGAACCCGCATTGGCAGGGCTGATCGCGGTAGTGGTACTGGGGGTGATCGTCGCCGCCACTTCGATTCGCATCTTGCGCGAGTACGAGCGCGGGGTGACCTTCCGCCTGGGGCGGCTCATCGGCGAGAAGCGGCCGGGCATTCGCTGGCTGTGGCCGGTGATTGACAAGATGCTCAAGATTGACCTGCGCATCGTCACCATGGACGTGCAGCGCCAGGACATGATGACGCGCGACAACGTCCCGGTATCGGTGGACGCGGTGGTCTATTTCCGTGTGATGAACGCCAACGACGCGGTGGTGCGGGTGGAGAACTATGTCAAGGCGACCTCGCTCATCGCGCAGACCACCCTGCGCAGCATCATCGGCCAGGCGGAGCTGGATGAGCTGCTGGCGGAGCGCGACAAGATCAACCTGCGCCTGCAGCAGGTGATTGACGAGCAAACCGAGCCGTGGGGGATCAAGGTGACGGCGGTCGAGGTGCGCGATGTGGTGCTGCCGGAGCAGATGAAGCGCTCGATGGCCAACCAGGCCGAGACCGAGCGCGCGCGCCGCGCCAAGGTCATCAACGCCGAGGGTGAATACCAGGCCGCCCAACGCCTCGCCGAGGCGGCGAGCATTATCTCCGAGCACCCGATCGCATTGCAGCTGCGTTTCCTGCAGACCCTGTCGGATGTGGCCTCGGAGCACAACTCGACCACCATCTTCCCGGTGCCGATAGACCTCTTCACCCCCTTCATCCGGGGCATGGCGCAGGGGACGCAGTCTAACCCGCCGTCCGAGCCGAAAGCCGACTCGGGGGCGTAGCTCAGTTCATGGCGGGGCGGGCTGGTGGGCCGGCCGTCCCAGTAGGGCGGGCGTCCCGCCCGCCAGCAATCCGCGTCCGCAGGCGAGACGCCTGCGCCACCAGCGCCAGACGTCCCGGTGTGGACTTGAGGCAGGGGCGGCTGCGCCACACGATGCCATCCTTTGTCATCATCCATAC
It encodes:
- a CDS encoding SPFH domain-containing protein, with the translated sequence MEPALAGLIAVVVLGVIVAATSIRILREYERGVTFRLGRLIGEKRPGIRWLWPVIDKMLKIDLRIVTMDVQRQDMMTRDNVPVSVDAVVYFRVMNANDAVVRVENYVKATSLIAQTTLRSIIGQAELDELLAERDKINLRLQQVIDEQTEPWGIKVTAVEVRDVVLPEQMKRSMANQAETERARRAKVINAEGEYQAAQRLAEAASIISEHPIALQLRFLQTLSDVASEHNSTTIFPVPIDLFTPFIRGMAQGTQSNPPSEPKADSGA